A region from the Linepithema humile isolate Giens D197 chromosome 1, Lhum_UNIL_v1.0, whole genome shotgun sequence genome encodes:
- the woc gene encoding zinc finger MYM-type protein 3 isoform X3, translating to MDSEDKPVSLDKTDVISEAQIVNNTENKNDNENCVKEVSGENEESDKSHLDKDEPQPEETETEINEETNNETNEETNHETSKKINEEENHETNEEINKEENKKTNETNKEANEETNKETNEETNKEVNEETNKEVNEEINKEVNEEINKEANEETIAVAESEKDLTPLSIETSGSVACLETLADNTDNDNTEITVPSFEKSETVISEENNLIESSCKKSLAINADKETLELGTHNLTENCDVDSSNCEDLLEVPDNTKSECAKSTNENVVAELETPTEKNKHCDNPDETSTNADDEQVSQKEVESLKKTESESSDSNLENLEKDSLSEKNIEPEHTEFVQFSHDKHDDTQIENQSMDAEDPFGGDNLASENVEQIETDSFADDEISFKGLYDRGDNLQDAVNANSNNCDEKLSVDCESNDSDPKSTNVNKSMDNVTKTSDNIQTTVDSLETTSMDTDLPSSTSETGTGNASSAKSSNEQNEQAKKNIEEITPMETEEEQADVLPGQDDELCIIPDSMKVIIPDKSGKAMDNEQSKSALDKDSKHDETTSKSNFELNKDMSQDSPSLAATENKDNAENIVTIQNEHTPITEDIIPSTDVINIDDESKNSEVEEIITKETCKQCGEERTCKIRVKIGTQNYHVCSKTCKALFKAANNKAVDIPSNGSSSKQEKRCANCISLIDANEERNLSWETMEFCNEECLGKFQRKYGSYCKNCNGLVQSVSLGKYCVRFGCDVRQFCCSTCLEEFKKGLKVCSYCQKDISISTDGFLAPVGEKGQFKDFCTQDCMEKYSKLNSSEPVSTEKKPCSVCKEEKLVHCEVQIYNSTPVAICSEPCFAAFKFVKQVKPEQCSTCKKFFELPNKAHFMVFYKNEPHTFCHKTCLNIFIITNRKIVPCNWCKVKKYNFDMIKKELKSGQILMMCSLNCLTLYQVSINAVSAKRINCDFCKEYSLAHYHLTMSDATIRNFCSYNCVMNFQAQYTKSPITIPTSDDPVPTGAPKRTTLSQKNATQTVQVSNEMQNKKTMPVISSVTSLATIGSGQASPNSQQNVQVMPTSAMSNQTTQIFYKQQIITRPASPVKIHNKTTQCKPVVHTKGVSVRPHPCMKSTQTTEKLQQVIVPIPVPIYVPVPMYMYNMPLPIPMPFPLPIPVPLFIPTTRNSAKGIMKDIKKIQEKIPADPYEAELLMMAEMVATEKKTNESDSDSVDDSDGFSPEDPVDSSNTFGDDMLQMALKMATGELDEPAVDLEAALTPNTITATQSTPQTENAMDNDVQSERLMAASRGRKRVMPYKPRSTPNKRPRRVSGTNDMPLMPPPEPQPPPQPRIMEPIEKPDANMALKYTFGVNAWRQWVIGKNAELEKQITSMRKIKLFKTDLLQLTADELNYSLCLFVKEVRKPNGAEYAPDTIYYLCLGIQQYLFENNRIDNIFTDSYYEKFTDCLNEVAKKFSVLYNDAQYIVTRVEEEHLWECKQLGAHSPHVLLSTLMFFNTKHFNLVTVEEHMQLSFSHIMKHWKRNPAAQPTAVTGKVPGSRNVLLRFYPPQSALEANSRKKKVYEQQENEENPLRCPVKLYEFYLSKCPESVKTRNDVFYLLPERSCVPDSPVWYSTSPLAKEHLIKMLYRIKMVKEINVALLTS from the exons atGGATTCCGAAGATAAACCAGTATCTTTAGACAAGACTGATGTTATATCTGAAGCACAAATTGTAAAcaatactgaaaataaaaatgataatgagAACTGTGTTAAGGAAGTTTCAGGAGAAAACGAAGAATCTGATAAATCACATCTTGATAAAGATGAGCCACAACCTGAAGAAACAGAAActgaaataaatgaagaaacaaataatgaaacaaacgAAGAAACAAATCATgaaacaagtaaaaaaattaatgaagaagaaaatcatgaaacaaatgaagaaataaataaagaagaaaataaaaaaacaaatgaaacTAATAAAGAAGCAAATGAAGAAACtaataaagaaacaaatgaAGAAACTAATAAAGAAGTAAATGAAGAAACTAATAAAGAAGtaaatgaagaaattaataaagaagtaAATGAAGAAATTAACAAAGAAGCAAATGAAGAAACAATTGCAGTAGCAGAGTCTGAAAAAGATTTAACTCCATTAAGTATAGAAACAAGTGGTTCTGTTGCATGTTTAGAAACTTTGGCAGATAATACAGATAATGATAACACAGAAATCACAGTGCCATCCTTTGAGAAAAGTGAGACTGTAATaagtgaagaaaataatttaattgaaagttCTTGCAAAAAAAGTTTAGCAATTAATGCAGATAAGGAAACATTAGAACTGGGTACACATAATTTAACAGAAAATTGTGATGTGGATTCATCAAATTGTGAAGATTTACTGGAAGTTCCAGATAATACAAAAAGTGAATGTGCTAAATCTACCAATGAAAATGTTGTGGCTGAGTTAGAAACacctacagaaaaaaataaacattgtgATAATCCAGATGAAACAAGTACTAATGCAGATGACGAGCAAGTGTCTCAAAAGGAGGTTGAATCATTGAAAAAAACAGAATCGGAATCTTCGGACAGTAATTTAGAAAATCTGGAAAAGGATTCTCTATCTGAGAAGAACATTGAACCCGAACACACagaatttgtacaattttctCATGACAAGCACGATGATACACAAATTGAAAACCAATCTATGGATGCAGAAGATCCATTTGGCGGTGATAATCTTGCTTCCGAAAATGTGGAACAAATAGAAACTGACAGTTTTGCTGACGATGAAATTAGCTTTAAAGGCTTATACGATCGAGGTGATAATTTACAGGATGCAGTAAATGCTAACAGTAACAATTGTGATGAAAAACTTAGTGTTGATTGTGAATCAAATGATTCTGATCCAAAGAGTACCaatgttaataaaagtatGGATAACGTTACTAAAACATCAGATAATATACAAACCACTGTTGATTCTCTTGAAACTACATCAATGGACACCGATCTACCGAGTAGCACATCCGAGACAGGAACAGGAAATGCTTCGTCTGCAAAATCGTCCAATGAGCAAAATGAACAagcaaaaaagaatattgaagAGATTACGCCAATGGAAACAGAGGAGGAGCAAGCTGATGTGTTACCAGGACAAGATGatgaattatgtattattcCTGATAGTATGAAAGTAATAATACCAGATAAGTCAGGCAAGGCAATGGACAATGAGCAAAGTAAATCAGCACTTGATAAAGACTCCAAACATGATGAAACAACAAGCAAATCTAATTTTGAGCTTAATAAAGATATGTCACAAGATAGTCCTAGTTTAGCAGCtacagaaaataaagataatgcGGAAAATATAGTAACCATTCAGAATGAACATACGCCAATAACAGAAGATATAATCCCATCAACAGATGTTATTAACATTGATGATGAGTCCAAGAATTCGGAGGTAGAAGAAATCATTACTAAAGAAACGTGTAAACAGTGCGGTGAGGAAAGAACGTGTAAAATTCGGGTGAAAATTGGTACACAAAACTATCACGTATGCTCGAAAACGTGTAAAGCATTATTCAAAGCAGCCAATAATAAAGCAGTGGACATACCAAGCAACGGAAGTAGTTCTAAACAAGAGAAACGCTGTGCGAATTGTATATCACTTATAGATGCGAATGAGGAACGAAATCTTTCTTGGGAAACCATGGAATTTTGTAATGAGGAATGCTTGGGAAAATTCCAAAGAAAATATGGAAGTTATTGTAAGAATTGCAATGGTCTGGTTCAATCAGTGAGTTTAGGCAAATATTGTGTGAGATTTGGGTGTGACGTAAGGCAGTTCTGCTGTTCGACATGTTTAGAGGAATTTAAAAAGGGTTTAAAAGTGTGCAGTTACTGTCAGAAAGACATAAGTATTAGTACAGATGGTTTTCTAGCGCCAGTTGGAGAGAAAGGACAATTTAAAGACTTTTGTACCCAGGATTGtatggaaaaatattcaaaattaaattcttcagAACCTGTGTCTACAGAAAAGAAACCCTGCAGTGTTTGTAAAGAG GAAAAACTTGTACATTGCGAagttcaaatatataatagcacACCAGTAGCCATATGCAGTGAACCCTGTTTTGCAGCATTTAAGTTTGTAAAGCAAGTGAAGCCCGAGCAATGTTCGACCTgcaagaaatttttcgaacTACCAAATAAGGCACACTTCATGGTATTTTACAAGAATGAGCCCCATACGTTTTGCCACAAGACatgcttaaatatatttatcataaccAATAGGAAAATAGTCCCGTGTAATTGGTGCaaagtaaagaaatataacTTTGATATGATTAAAAAGGAATTGAAATCGGGACAGATTCTGATGATGTGCAGTTTAAACTGCTTAACGTTATATCag GTTTCCATTAACGCGGTATCTGCAAAACGAATTAACTGTGATTTTTGTAAGGAGTATTCCTTAGCACATTATCATCTCACAATGTCAGACGCGACAATACGTAATTTTTGCTCGTACAACTGTGTCATGAATTTCCAAGCGCAATACACTAAATCTCCTATAACTATACCAACGAGCGACGACCCTGTGCCTACAGGCGCGCCTAAAAGGACCACGTTATCTCAGAAAAATGCGACTCAGACGGTTCAAGTGTCGAATGAGATGCAAAATAAGAAGACGATGCCGGTTATTTCTTCAGTAACAAGTTTAGCCACAATAGGGAGCGGACAAGCGAGTCCAAACTCGCAGCAAAACGTGCAAGTCATGCCTACGAGTGCAATGTCGAATCAAACGACGCAGATTTTCTACAAGCAGCAGATTATTACTAGGCCAGCTAGTCCGGTAAAAATTCACAACAAGACGACTCAATGCAAACCTGTAGTGCATACGAAGGGGGTTTCTGTGCGTCCTCATCCTTGCATGAAGTCAACGCAGACAACGGAAAAGCTTCAACAAGTAATTGTGCCCATACCAGTGCCAATTTACGTCCCAGTTCCAATGTACATGTATAACATGCCTTTGCCGATCCCGATGCCTTTTCCACTACCCATTCCCGTTCCCCTCTTCATACCTACTACGAGGAACAGCGCTAAAGGAATTATGAAGGATATAAAGAAGATACAAGAGAAGATACCAGCTGATCCATATGAAGCCGAACTCCTTATGATGGCAGAAATGGTAGCTACCGAAAAGAAGACTAATGAGAGCGATTCGGATTCGGTGGACGATAG TGATGGTTTCAGTCCAGAAGATCCGGTTGATTCCAGTAACACATTCGGGGACGACATGTTACAAATGGCATTGAAAATGGCTACGGGAGAATTGGATGAGCCGGCGGTTGACCTTGAAGCTGCTTTGACGCCGAATACGATTACAGCTACGCAATCAACGCCACAGACCGAAAACGCTATGGACAACGATG TGCAATCTGAACGATTGATGGCTGCCTCTAGAGGAAGGAAGCGAGTGATGCCGTACAAGCCACGATCAACACCAAATAAACGACCAAGACGTGTCTCCGGTACGAACGACATGCCGTTAATGCCACCACCAGAACCGCAACCGCCGCCGCAACCGCGCATTATGGAGCCGATAGAAAAGCCCGACGCTAACATGGCgctaaaatatacatttggcGTGAATGCGTGGAGACAATGG GTAATTGGCAAGAATGCCGAATTAGAAAAGCAAATTACGTCGAtgaggaaaataaaattattcaagacCGATCTTTTGCAACTTACCGCGgacgaattaaattattccttATGCCTCTTTGTGAAGGAAGTAAGAAAACCGAATGGCGCGGAATATGCTCCAGATACAATCTATTATCTCTGCCTAG GAATACAGCAGTATCTGTTTGAAAATAACAGAATTGACAATATATTCACGGACTCGTACTACGAGAAATTTACGGACTGTTTAAATGAAGTAGCGAAAAAGTTCTCTGTACTGTACAACGACGCAC AATATATCGTGACGAGAGTAGAAGAAGAACATTTATGGGAATGCAAGCAATTGGGTGCCCATTCTCCACATGTTTTGTTAAGCACACTTATGTTCTTCAATACGAAACATTTTAATCTTGTG acagTGGAAGAACATATGCAACTTTCCTTTTCTCACATTATGAAACATTGGAAGCGCAATCCGGCAGCTCAGCCCACAGCAGTGACAGGAAAAGTTCCCGGTTCACGAAATGTCCTTTTGAGATTTTATCCACCGCAATCAGCCCTTG AAGCTAATTCAAGGAAGAAGAAGGTATATGAACAGCAAGAAAACGAAGAGAATCCACTGAGATGCCCCGTTAAGTTATACGAATTCTACTTATCAAAATG CCCTGAAAGCGTTAAGACGCGAAACGATGTCTTCTACTTGTTGCCGGAACGTAGCTGCGTACCGGATAGCCCGGTATGGTATTCAACATCGCCTCTTGCGAAGGAACATCTCATCAAAATGTTATATCGTATTAAAATggttaaagaaattaatgtagCATTACTAACGAGTTAA
- the woc gene encoding zinc finger MYM-type protein 3 isoform X2: MDSEDKPVSLDKTDVISEAQIVNNTENKNDNENCVKEVSGENEESDKSHLDKDEPQPEETETEINEETNNETNEETNHETSKKINEEENHETNEEINKEENKKTNETNKEANEETNKETNEETNKEVNEETNKEVNEEINKEVNEEINKEANEETIAVAESEKDLTPLSIETSGSVACLETLADNTDNDNTEITVPSFEKSETVISEENNLIESSCKKSLAINADKETLELGTHNLTENCDVDSSNCEDLLEVPDNTKSECAKSTNENVVAELETPTEKNKHCDNPDETSTNADDEQVSQKEVESLKKTESESSDSNLENLEKDSLSEKNIEPEHTEFVQFSHDKHDDTQIENQSMDAEDPFGGDNLASENVEQIETDSFADDEISFKGLYDRGDNLQDAVNANSNNCDEKLSVDCESNDSDPKSTNVNKSMDNVTKTSDNIQTTVDSLETTSMDTDLPSSTSETGTGNASSAKSSNEQNEQAKKNIEEITPMETEEEQADVLPGQDDELCIIPDSMKVIIPDKSGKAMDNEQSKSALDKDSKHDETTSKSNFELNKDMSQDSPSLAATENKDNAENIVTIQNEHTPITEDIIPSTDVINIDDESKNSEVEEIITKETCKQCGEERTCKIRVKIGTQNYHVCSKTCKALFKAANNKAVDIPSNGSSSKQEKRCANCISLIDANEERNLSWETMEFCNEECLGKFQRKYGSYCKNCNGLVQSVSLGKYCVRFGCDVRQFCCSTCLEEFKKGLKVCSYCQKDISISTDGFLAPVGEKGQFKDFCTQDCMEKYSKLNSSEPVSTEKKPCSVCKEEKLVHCEVQIYNSTPVAICSEPCFAAFKFVKQVKPEQCSTCKKFFELPNKAHFMVFYKNEPHTFCHKTCLNIFIITNRKIVPCNWCKVKKYNFDMIKKELKSGQILMMCSLNCLTLYQVSINAVSAKRINCDFCKEYSLAHYHLTMSDATIRNFCSYNCVMNFQAQYTKSPITIPTSDDPVPTGAPKRTTLSQKNATQTVQVSNEMQNKKTMPVISSVTSLATIGSGQASPNSQQNVQVMPTSAMSNQTTQIFYKQQIITRPASPVKIHNKTTQCKPVVHTKGVSVRPHPCMKSTQTTEKLQQVIVPIPVPIYVPVPMYMYNMPLPIPMPFPLPIPVPLFIPTTRNSAKGIMKDIKKIQEKIPADPYEAELLMMAEMVATEKKTNESDSDSVDDREGDTADQDNLHSDGFSPEDPVDSSNTFGDDMLQMALKMATGELDEPAVDLEAALTPNTITATQSTPQTENAMDNDVQSERLMAASRGRKRVMPYKPRSTPNKRPRRVSGTNDMPLMPPPEPQPPPQPRIMEPIEKPDANMALKYTFGVNAWRQWVIGKNAELEKQITSMRKIKLFKTDLLQLTADELNYSLCLFVKEVRKPNGAEYAPDTIYYLCLGIQQYLFENNRIDNIFTDSYYEKFTDCLNEVAKKFSVLYNDAQYIVTRVEEEHLWECKQLGAHSPHVLLSTLMFFNTKHFNLVTVEEHMQLSFSHIMKHWKRNPAAQPTAVTGKVPGSRNVLLRFYPPQSALANSRKKKVYEQQENEENPLRCPVKLYEFYLSKCPESVKTRNDVFYLLPERSCVPDSPVWYSTSPLAKEHLIKMLYRIKMVKEINVALLTS, encoded by the exons atGGATTCCGAAGATAAACCAGTATCTTTAGACAAGACTGATGTTATATCTGAAGCACAAATTGTAAAcaatactgaaaataaaaatgataatgagAACTGTGTTAAGGAAGTTTCAGGAGAAAACGAAGAATCTGATAAATCACATCTTGATAAAGATGAGCCACAACCTGAAGAAACAGAAActgaaataaatgaagaaacaaataatgaaacaaacgAAGAAACAAATCATgaaacaagtaaaaaaattaatgaagaagaaaatcatgaaacaaatgaagaaataaataaagaagaaaataaaaaaacaaatgaaacTAATAAAGAAGCAAATGAAGAAACtaataaagaaacaaatgaAGAAACTAATAAAGAAGTAAATGAAGAAACTAATAAAGAAGtaaatgaagaaattaataaagaagtaAATGAAGAAATTAACAAAGAAGCAAATGAAGAAACAATTGCAGTAGCAGAGTCTGAAAAAGATTTAACTCCATTAAGTATAGAAACAAGTGGTTCTGTTGCATGTTTAGAAACTTTGGCAGATAATACAGATAATGATAACACAGAAATCACAGTGCCATCCTTTGAGAAAAGTGAGACTGTAATaagtgaagaaaataatttaattgaaagttCTTGCAAAAAAAGTTTAGCAATTAATGCAGATAAGGAAACATTAGAACTGGGTACACATAATTTAACAGAAAATTGTGATGTGGATTCATCAAATTGTGAAGATTTACTGGAAGTTCCAGATAATACAAAAAGTGAATGTGCTAAATCTACCAATGAAAATGTTGTGGCTGAGTTAGAAACacctacagaaaaaaataaacattgtgATAATCCAGATGAAACAAGTACTAATGCAGATGACGAGCAAGTGTCTCAAAAGGAGGTTGAATCATTGAAAAAAACAGAATCGGAATCTTCGGACAGTAATTTAGAAAATCTGGAAAAGGATTCTCTATCTGAGAAGAACATTGAACCCGAACACACagaatttgtacaattttctCATGACAAGCACGATGATACACAAATTGAAAACCAATCTATGGATGCAGAAGATCCATTTGGCGGTGATAATCTTGCTTCCGAAAATGTGGAACAAATAGAAACTGACAGTTTTGCTGACGATGAAATTAGCTTTAAAGGCTTATACGATCGAGGTGATAATTTACAGGATGCAGTAAATGCTAACAGTAACAATTGTGATGAAAAACTTAGTGTTGATTGTGAATCAAATGATTCTGATCCAAAGAGTACCaatgttaataaaagtatGGATAACGTTACTAAAACATCAGATAATATACAAACCACTGTTGATTCTCTTGAAACTACATCAATGGACACCGATCTACCGAGTAGCACATCCGAGACAGGAACAGGAAATGCTTCGTCTGCAAAATCGTCCAATGAGCAAAATGAACAagcaaaaaagaatattgaagAGATTACGCCAATGGAAACAGAGGAGGAGCAAGCTGATGTGTTACCAGGACAAGATGatgaattatgtattattcCTGATAGTATGAAAGTAATAATACCAGATAAGTCAGGCAAGGCAATGGACAATGAGCAAAGTAAATCAGCACTTGATAAAGACTCCAAACATGATGAAACAACAAGCAAATCTAATTTTGAGCTTAATAAAGATATGTCACAAGATAGTCCTAGTTTAGCAGCtacagaaaataaagataatgcGGAAAATATAGTAACCATTCAGAATGAACATACGCCAATAACAGAAGATATAATCCCATCAACAGATGTTATTAACATTGATGATGAGTCCAAGAATTCGGAGGTAGAAGAAATCATTACTAAAGAAACGTGTAAACAGTGCGGTGAGGAAAGAACGTGTAAAATTCGGGTGAAAATTGGTACACAAAACTATCACGTATGCTCGAAAACGTGTAAAGCATTATTCAAAGCAGCCAATAATAAAGCAGTGGACATACCAAGCAACGGAAGTAGTTCTAAACAAGAGAAACGCTGTGCGAATTGTATATCACTTATAGATGCGAATGAGGAACGAAATCTTTCTTGGGAAACCATGGAATTTTGTAATGAGGAATGCTTGGGAAAATTCCAAAGAAAATATGGAAGTTATTGTAAGAATTGCAATGGTCTGGTTCAATCAGTGAGTTTAGGCAAATATTGTGTGAGATTTGGGTGTGACGTAAGGCAGTTCTGCTGTTCGACATGTTTAGAGGAATTTAAAAAGGGTTTAAAAGTGTGCAGTTACTGTCAGAAAGACATAAGTATTAGTACAGATGGTTTTCTAGCGCCAGTTGGAGAGAAAGGACAATTTAAAGACTTTTGTACCCAGGATTGtatggaaaaatattcaaaattaaattcttcagAACCTGTGTCTACAGAAAAGAAACCCTGCAGTGTTTGTAAAGAG GAAAAACTTGTACATTGCGAagttcaaatatataatagcacACCAGTAGCCATATGCAGTGAACCCTGTTTTGCAGCATTTAAGTTTGTAAAGCAAGTGAAGCCCGAGCAATGTTCGACCTgcaagaaatttttcgaacTACCAAATAAGGCACACTTCATGGTATTTTACAAGAATGAGCCCCATACGTTTTGCCACAAGACatgcttaaatatatttatcataaccAATAGGAAAATAGTCCCGTGTAATTGGTGCaaagtaaagaaatataacTTTGATATGATTAAAAAGGAATTGAAATCGGGACAGATTCTGATGATGTGCAGTTTAAACTGCTTAACGTTATATCag GTTTCCATTAACGCGGTATCTGCAAAACGAATTAACTGTGATTTTTGTAAGGAGTATTCCTTAGCACATTATCATCTCACAATGTCAGACGCGACAATACGTAATTTTTGCTCGTACAACTGTGTCATGAATTTCCAAGCGCAATACACTAAATCTCCTATAACTATACCAACGAGCGACGACCCTGTGCCTACAGGCGCGCCTAAAAGGACCACGTTATCTCAGAAAAATGCGACTCAGACGGTTCAAGTGTCGAATGAGATGCAAAATAAGAAGACGATGCCGGTTATTTCTTCAGTAACAAGTTTAGCCACAATAGGGAGCGGACAAGCGAGTCCAAACTCGCAGCAAAACGTGCAAGTCATGCCTACGAGTGCAATGTCGAATCAAACGACGCAGATTTTCTACAAGCAGCAGATTATTACTAGGCCAGCTAGTCCGGTAAAAATTCACAACAAGACGACTCAATGCAAACCTGTAGTGCATACGAAGGGGGTTTCTGTGCGTCCTCATCCTTGCATGAAGTCAACGCAGACAACGGAAAAGCTTCAACAAGTAATTGTGCCCATACCAGTGCCAATTTACGTCCCAGTTCCAATGTACATGTATAACATGCCTTTGCCGATCCCGATGCCTTTTCCACTACCCATTCCCGTTCCCCTCTTCATACCTACTACGAGGAACAGCGCTAAAGGAATTATGAAGGATATAAAGAAGATACAAGAGAAGATACCAGCTGATCCATATGAAGCCGAACTCCTTATGATGGCAGAAATGGTAGCTACCGAAAAGAAGACTAATGAGAGCGATTCGGATTCGGTGGACGATAG GGAAGGTGACACAGCTGATCAAGACAATTTACATAGTGATGGTTTCAGTCCAGAAGATCCGGTTGATTCCAGTAACACATTCGGGGACGACATGTTACAAATGGCATTGAAAATGGCTACGGGAGAATTGGATGAGCCGGCGGTTGACCTTGAAGCTGCTTTGACGCCGAATACGATTACAGCTACGCAATCAACGCCACAGACCGAAAACGCTATGGACAACGATG TGCAATCTGAACGATTGATGGCTGCCTCTAGAGGAAGGAAGCGAGTGATGCCGTACAAGCCACGATCAACACCAAATAAACGACCAAGACGTGTCTCCGGTACGAACGACATGCCGTTAATGCCACCACCAGAACCGCAACCGCCGCCGCAACCGCGCATTATGGAGCCGATAGAAAAGCCCGACGCTAACATGGCgctaaaatatacatttggcGTGAATGCGTGGAGACAATGG GTAATTGGCAAGAATGCCGAATTAGAAAAGCAAATTACGTCGAtgaggaaaataaaattattcaagacCGATCTTTTGCAACTTACCGCGgacgaattaaattattccttATGCCTCTTTGTGAAGGAAGTAAGAAAACCGAATGGCGCGGAATATGCTCCAGATACAATCTATTATCTCTGCCTAG GAATACAGCAGTATCTGTTTGAAAATAACAGAATTGACAATATATTCACGGACTCGTACTACGAGAAATTTACGGACTGTTTAAATGAAGTAGCGAAAAAGTTCTCTGTACTGTACAACGACGCAC AATATATCGTGACGAGAGTAGAAGAAGAACATTTATGGGAATGCAAGCAATTGGGTGCCCATTCTCCACATGTTTTGTTAAGCACACTTATGTTCTTCAATACGAAACATTTTAATCTTGTG acagTGGAAGAACATATGCAACTTTCCTTTTCTCACATTATGAAACATTGGAAGCGCAATCCGGCAGCTCAGCCCACAGCAGTGACAGGAAAAGTTCCCGGTTCACGAAATGTCCTTTTGAGATTTTATCCACCGCAATCAGCCCTTG CTAATTCAAGGAAGAAGAAGGTATATGAACAGCAAGAAAACGAAGAGAATCCACTGAGATGCCCCGTTAAGTTATACGAATTCTACTTATCAAAATG CCCTGAAAGCGTTAAGACGCGAAACGATGTCTTCTACTTGTTGCCGGAACGTAGCTGCGTACCGGATAGCCCGGTATGGTATTCAACATCGCCTCTTGCGAAGGAACATCTCATCAAAATGTTATATCGTATTAAAATggttaaagaaattaatgtagCATTACTAACGAGTTAA